The following DNA comes from Candidatus Methylacidiphilum fumarolicum.
AGGACAGACACTGACGATAAGGGGACTGGAAGTTTTGCGCCAGTGGTTGGGTAACTGGAGAGGGGGCAAGGAGAGGTCGGCTTTTGCCCCTAAGGCTTGAGAAAAAAACAGATAGGTTTTTGCCTGGTGCCAAGGCTCTTTGCTTTTTGGAATAACGATCCTTTTATCTAAAAAAATAGACTGGTCGGTTCTTCCGTACCCTACAACCGATGGGATTCCAGCTAGCTTGCATTCTAGGGCCGTTCTGAAGGAACGCGTAAAAAGCACAGCCATCTGGATATCTTTCTTTTTTCTCAACTTTCTTACGTTTTCAAAAATATTTTTAGAATTGGTCATTTCCAAGATCTCATCGACGAAAGGACAAAGTGTCCACAAGAAGGAAAGCTTCTGAGGAGTTGCAATAAGTAAGGAAGCGGATCCAACGAGTTCTTTGAAGCTCTTGATTGCCGGCAAGCTCATCACGGCATCTCCAAGCCAGTTTGGAGAACGAATTAACAGAGAACCGTCCAAGGTATTAATATCCTTGAGAAGTTTTTTCACATCTTCCAGCAAGAGAAGGGCTGCTGAGTTGAAAATTTTCGGCAAGCTGCTTT
Coding sequences within:
- the waaF gene encoding lipopolysaccharide heptosyltransferase II — its product is MKKLLKDINTLDGSLLIRSPNWLGDAVMSLPAIKSFKELVGSASLLIATPQKLSFLWTLCPFVDEILEMTNSKNIFENVRKLRKKKDIQMAVLFTRSFRTALECKLAGIPSVVGYGRTDQSIFLDKRIVIPKSKEPWHQAKTYLFFSQALGAKADLSLPPLQLPNHWRKTSSPLIVSVCPGAEYGPAKRWFPSHFAWVCRKLKEKYGCHIQILGGEKDRLPCEQLKKELPEAENLSGKTTLAVFFEKIFSSHLLLCNDSGAMHVGSLLQTPTVAIFGSTDPQKTAPIGGHCRIIYEKVDCSPCFLRKCPIDFKCMQAVEPRKVFEACDQLLSNQRKSYTSE